GGCTCCGGGAGCGCTTCCGCGGCGGAGGGGATTCCGGCGCGGGAGGGGTGGACCTCGGCTTCTTCTCGAAGGAGGAGCTCCCGGGAGAGCTCCCGCCCGGGCTGTTCGGGATGGAAGTGGGGGAGGTGAGCGGGCCGGTCGTCCTCGATTGTTCGGTGAGCCTCTTCCGGGTCGAGGCGAGGGAGGCCGCCGGGGCGCACACGGCGGAAAGCGAAGAGGAGCGGATCCGGGAGTCGCTCCTGGCCGCGCGGCGGGAGGAGGCGTTCCGCCGGTGGCTCTCCCGGGCCGCGATGAACGCCTCCGTCCGGGTCCATGCGGAGCTGTTGAAGAAACTGTACGAGGAGAAGCGGTGAAGGCGAAGAGGAGGTTATTGTCGGCGGGGATCGCGGCCGCGATGCTGTTGTGCGGCGCACCGGCATATCCCCGCATCATCGACGGCGTCGTCGCCCTGGTGAACGACGAGCCGATCACCTTTTCCGAGGTGCGGGAGGAAGTGGCCGGCGGGCTGGGAGTGCCGTTGGGCGACGCGGACGCCTATCTGCGCGAGGAGCGCGACACCGCCGCGGTGCTGCGGTGGATCAACGCCCTGGTCGAGGCGGCCCTGGTGCGGAAGGAGCTGGCGAAGAAGGGGAGCGCGGTCGCGGACGCGGAGGTCGACAAGGCGATCGGATCGGTCCGGAAGGCCAACAACGTGGACGAGGCGCAGTTCATCGAGATCCTTGCGCGGGAAGGGCTCACCCCCGCCGCGTACAGGAACCGGATCCGCTGGCAGCTGGAGCGCGGGGCGATCGTCAGGGCGCTGAAGCACAGGGAAGTCACAGTGACCGAGGACGAGGTCCGGGCGTATTACCGGGAGAACGCGGAGCGGTTCGCCCGGGGCGGCCAGGTCCGGCTGGAGACGATGCTCTTCCCCATCCCCGAGGGGGAATCGGCGGAGGAAGCCGTCGTCCGCGCACGGTTCGCGGCGCAGCAGGCGCTGGCCTCCCTCCCGCCGGGGCGGCCGCTCGCGGACGGCATCGGCGTCGCCCGCGCCGCGTTTCCGGCGGTCGAGCTGTTCGCAGGCGATTTCCTCCCGGAGGAGGACCTGCTCCCCGAGATGCGCCGGGAGATCGCCCGGCTGCGCTCCGGGGAGCGTTCCGGGCCGTTCCCCGGCGAGCACGGGGTGTACATCGTCCGGGTCGTAGAGCGGCGGGGAGGGACGCCGAGGGAGTTCCGGGAGGTGATGGACATCCTCGCGGAGGAAATGACGGACCGCCGCAGCGAGAAGGCGTACGCCGACATCATCGAGGAGCTCAAGCGGTCGGCGTCCATCGACGTCCGGCTCTGACGCCGGGCGGGTCGCCATGCTTCCGAGAATCGCCATCACGATGGGGGACCCGGCGGGGATCGGTCCCGAGATCGTCGCCGCGGCCCACGCGCAGGGAGAGATCTTCTCCCGCTGCCGCCCGGTCGTGTACGGCGATCCCGCGATCCTTCGGCGCGCGATATCCGTAACGGGAGTTTCCCTTTCGGTCGCGGGAGAGGAGGAACCGGGCCCCGGCCGGATCGCCGTGGCCGCCCGCTCCGCCCTCGTCCCGGAGGAGGTCCCCTTCGGGCGACCGTCCCTTCCCGGCTCCCTCGCCATGGCGGAGTACATCCGCTCCGCGACGTGGGACGTCCTGTCGGGGAAAGCCGCGGCGGTCGTCACCTGCCCCGTGACGAAGGAGGGGCTGAAGGCCGCCGGCGTCCCCTTCCCCGGGCACACGGAGTTCCTGGCGCATCTCTGCGGCGGCGCGGAGGTGGTGATGATGCTGGCAGGCGACCGCCTCCGGGTGGCCCTCGTCACGATCCACGTTTCGCTGCGCCGCGCCCTCGAGATGCTTTCCCCCGCCCTCGTCGAAAAGACGCTGCGGATCACCGACGCCTTCTTCCGGAATCGCATGGGGATCCCGTCTCCACGGATCGCCGTCGCGGCCGTCAACCCCCACGCGGGGGAGGGGGGCATGTTCGGGGACGAGGAGACCCGGCTGGTGGCGCCCGCGATCGACGCCTGCCGCGCGGCGGGGATCGACGCCTCCGGCCCGTACCCGCCGGACACCGTCTTCTACAGGGCATACCGCGGCGCGTTCGACGTGGTCGTCGCCATGACGCACGACCACGGGCTGATCCCGCTGAAGATGGTCCATTTCGAGGACGGGGTGAACGTGACGATGGGGCTCCCGATCGTGCGCACCTCCGTGGACCACGGCACGG
This sequence is a window from Thermodesulfobacteriota bacterium. Protein-coding genes within it:
- a CDS encoding peptidylprolyl isomerase, giving the protein LVERNVVLREGARRGITVPFAALEEEVTRYRADFPEGGLEKALVQVGMSAQEWRERVRGSLLYRRSADAIASSLVSVTPEEVAEAYRKEARPAGRPERIRLRQFLFESESIAESAREGLRERFRGGGDSGAGGVDLGFFSKEELPGELPPGLFGMEVGEVSGPVVLDCSVSLFRVEAREAAGAHTAESEEERIRESLLAARREEAFRRWLSRAAMNASVRVHAELLKKLYEEKR
- a CDS encoding peptidylprolyl isomerase; translation: MKAKRRLLSAGIAAAMLLCGAPAYPRIIDGVVALVNDEPITFSEVREEVAGGLGVPLGDADAYLREERDTAAVLRWINALVEAALVRKELAKKGSAVADAEVDKAIGSVRKANNVDEAQFIEILAREGLTPAAYRNRIRWQLERGAIVRALKHREVTVTEDEVRAYYRENAERFARGGQVRLETMLFPIPEGESAEEAVVRARFAAQQALASLPPGRPLADGIGVARAAFPAVELFAGDFLPEEDLLPEMRREIARLRSGERSGPFPGEHGVYIVRVVERRGGTPREFREVMDILAEEMTDRRSEKAYADIIEELKRSASIDVRL
- the pdxA gene encoding 4-hydroxythreonine-4-phosphate dehydrogenase PdxA, with the protein product MLPRIAITMGDPAGIGPEIVAAAHAQGEIFSRCRPVVYGDPAILRRAISVTGVSLSVAGEEEPGPGRIAVAARSALVPEEVPFGRPSLPGSLAMAEYIRSATWDVLSGKAAAVVTCPVTKEGLKAAGVPFPGHTEFLAHLCGGAEVVMMLAGDRLRVALVTIHVSLRRALEMLSPALVEKTLRITDAFFRNRMGIPSPRIAVAAVNPHAGEGGMFGDEETRLVAPAIDACRAAGIDASGPYPPDTVFYRAYRGAFDVVVAMTHDHGLIPLKMVHFEDGVNVTMGLPIVRTSVDHGTAYDIAGKGTASPASLLAAVRMAAGMAR